The genomic region AATTTCCAAGATGGTTGGTATTGATAATTTTTATATAAAACCCAGAAAAGGACAATATATTATTTTTCATAAAGGATATGGGAAAATAATAAATAGAGTAATTTTTCAAACGCCAACAAAAAAAGGTAAAGGAATCCTGGTTACACCAACTTATCATGGTAATTTAATGATAGGTCCGAATGCTGATGAAGTATCAAAAAAAGAAGATTTAAGTACAGATGTTGAAACATTAAAATATATAATATCAACAGCAAGGAAATCTGTTCCGAATATAGATTTAAGAAAGGTTTTAACCTCTTTTTCAGGCATAAGACCTACTCCATCAACAGGAGACTTTATAATTGAAGAATCAAAAGAAAGATTTATAAATGTTGCAGGAATTGAATCGCCGGGATTAACTTCATCTCCAGCTATAGCAAGAATGGTTCTTGGTATATTGAAAAGCTCTGGATTAAAAATGATAAAGAAAACAGATTTTGATCCATATAGACCACCAATAATTATAAAAAAGGATTTATCATATAAAGAAGTAAATAAAATGCTGAATATAGATTCCCCAAATCAAATAATTTGTAGATGTGAAATGGTAAGTAAAAAAGAGATTATAGATGCTTTAAACAGAGGAATACATATAAAATCTATAGATGCTATTAAGAGAAGAACGAGAGCAGGTATGGGTTTTTGTCAGGGAGAATTTTGTGGGCCTCGTGTAAGAAAGGTTATTGCTGAAACGTTAAATATTCCAGAAGATGAAGTTCCTCAAAGGGGAAAAGGTTCCGGTATAATACCCAAAAAAGTTAATTTAAATTATTTCAAAAATTTAGGAATATAAAACCAGCTGTAAATACAGCTGGTCAGTTTGTAGACAAAATCAAAATTAAATACAAAGTATTTTCAAAAATAATATTCACTCATACGGAAAATTCTAAATCCTCAAAAATATTCATTCCCGGCGGTCGCTCAGACGCACATCCTGATTGGCTTCGCTTAAAATCACATCCATGTGATTTTATCCGCCTTCATTCATATTTTTTCGGGAATTTTCAAGTATTCGCTCATATTATTTTTTTAGAAAATACTTTGTCAACAGTCTGACCAGCTGTAAATACAGCTGGTTTTATTGTAGTTTGAAAATAGAAACCATCAATGTTTTTTCATTGGATAAATGAATATTATTCTGAATGTTTTTTCTTTATCTAAAAGCTAAAGCTCTGACTAAATTAGTCAGAGCTTTAGTTTTTATTAAAAGTCTATTTCTACTGGAACTAATGTTGCGTATTTTTCTTGTGATGCATCATAACTTGATAATACTTTATGCTGATCATATCCTTCTGGAACTATAATATCAAGAACATATGGCCCGTAATCTCCTGCATCTGCCGGATATCCGCCTAATGTCCATTGTGTGTTTTCTGGTGTAACTGCTCTATAATGATCTGCTCCATATCCATCTTGAGATCCAACCATGAAATATGCATAAATTTTGTTGCTTTTAATATCTAAGAATTTTTTCATTACAATAACAGTTATAATCTTTTCTCCTGGATCAGCTTCTACTTGAACACCTTCGGGTAGTTCTTGTTCATCAGAAGTGGCTAATAACTGACCGTAACTTGGCCATCCAGCAACCTTAATAAAGTAGTCCCAAGGATGTTTTGGATCAAATTGAACTCTAGCGCCATCTTTATAAGTTTTAGTTAACCCGCCATCTTTTGTATCTAAATAAATATTAATTAATTGATGTGAGAATCCTTTAGGAGCACCCCATGGATTTGTCATTTCTCCAAACTTAAATTTAAATACTATGGAGTCATCATTATCATATACTTTAGCCCATTCTATATCCCATAAACCTTTATAAGGCTTAAATGCTCCATCTTTAGGATAAGTATATCCTCCAGGTCCATCTTCATCACCAATTGGATCTTCGAATGTTTTTATTAATCTTCCACCAATTTCTTTTGGTATCATAACATGTACTGGTCCAGTATTTGGAGCGAAGTCAACATCTCCGGAATTTCCTTTTTCAGTATATGCCATAACAACAGCTAAATTGAGTTCATCACCACTTTTAATGCTGATTAAATCAAAAGGAATTTTGAATTCAACAATATTTCCTTTTGCTGCAATATATCCTGGAGTTTTCCCTGCAATCATCCACCTTTCTGTTCCACTGGCATTGTAGTAATATAAATCTTTAGAATTAGGATATTTTTGAAGATTGAAACTAAATCTTTTTGCTAGAGCAAAACCAAGATCTGTAATATTTTCTCCTGTTTTTGAGTATGCAGTTCTTGTATTTAGTTTTTTGGCATTTGGCATATCTGTATAGATTTCTAATTTATAAGGCTTTCCTGATAATTCATCAATAGATTTTTTAAGTTCTACAGCAACATAAATATTAGAGTTATCTCTTCCCACATAGAAACCAGAAATCAAGTCTCCTTCTTTATACATAACACCTGAATCATCATCGGCAAAATAGGCACTTTTTGCCATTTCTTTGTCATCAACAACACCATCTAATGTTATTTCAACTTTTCCAATATTTCCTTTTGAAGCTGAAGAAGGTTTTTTATTTGCTATAAATAAATACCCAGGAATTTTATTTTCAGGAACTTTAGCTATTCTATATAATTGAATTAAAAGCTTTTTAAATTGCATATCGAATAATACTTCATTTGGTCCCGCATCTTGATCTGATCCATACCACCAGAACCAATCACTACCTTCGGCGGCATATAAAACATCTAAAGCTTTTTTAAATTCTTCATCTGTTAATTTATTTTTGTTTTCCATTAAAATCTTTCTTGCTTCAGATAGTCTTTCCCAGGCTTCATTTTCTTCTTTTTCTCCATACCATGTGTCTAAACTTCCGCCAACCCATGAACCTTTAGGTAATTGATTCAATTCTCCCTTAACTTCATAACTTTCTATATATTCTTTTGGAGTAACTAATTCAACATATGGATCATTTGAAAGAGCTTGATAGAATAGTTTTCTAAAATCATTACCATTATTTGGATAATGTTCCCATGCATTTTCTCCATCTAAAGCTACTGTAACGACCATATCTCCTTCATCATTTAACTTTTGTATATTATGTAATGCAGTAAGAAAATCTTTTACAGCATTTTCTTTTGTCATAATAGAATATTTAAATCCAATTCTATCAGAAAGATCAGTATCTCTGAAAAATACAATAACACTTTTTCCATTTACTGTGACTTTATATGGTTTATATAATTTATGTGGATCTCCTGTGTTAACTCCCGCTTTTTGTAAAATTTGTTTATCTGTAATTATCCATTTTATACCATTATCTGCAAACATAGGAACTAAAGGAGTACTTACAGCTTGTTCAGATGGCCACATTCCTACAGGTTTTTTACCAAATATTGATGTAAAATATTCTAATCCTCTTGTGATTTGTGCTTTTGCATCTTCTGGCCAACCCATATCTACTAATAATGGCAATATTGGATGATAATAAGGAGTTGTTGTTAATTCAACTTTTCCTTCATCCCATAATTTTTTATATTTATCTACAATTTCTGACATTAGTTTATATTGCACAGAAATAACATATTTTAAATCTTCTTTTGTAAAATCTTTACCTTTTTCAGCTAAAGCTTTTAATTTTTTATCACTATTTATATAGTCAGCATTAATCCAATAAAGATTCCATGAAACTTTTAAATCTAACCAATCTTGATCAGTAAATTTTTCATTTTTATCTCTTTTTTCCCTTAATTCTGCATATCTTGGGTGAGAATCAACAAATTGTGGATTTATATCAAAAAAATGCCATTTAACAAATTCTTTTTCTTCATCGGTTAATTTATCTTTTAAGGATAATTCTAAATATTTATCTTTTGCTCCGTTGTTTACATAGTCCATTAGTTGAATTAATAATACTGGAGTTATATTGAATGTAACACTTCCAGAGGTTAAGTATTTATCAACTAAATCAGCCATATATGGATAATCATTTATAGCATGAGCTCTAACCCAAGGCATTTCTGCATTTAGATTACCAGGTATTTTATAAGAAGGTTGATGATGATGCCAAACAATAGCCACTTTCAAAGGTTCTTTGTTGTCATCGCCTTTAGGAATTTTTGATAAAAAATTTTCTACAGCATTTTCTGTAATATTTTTAACTTCTGGAGCAGGTGCTGAATTTTCTGCTGAGGATTGAGGTGGAATATCTCTCCATGAAGCTACGGTATCTTCTTGGGTTTGTTCAGTATCTTCAACTATTACTACTCTGTTAGAGATTTCTTCACCATTTTCGTCTTTTTCTACAGTATCCCAATTTCCTCTTGTATATTTATATTCTAATCTTTTTCCAACTTCAGTTTCTAATTTATAAGTAGCTTTATTTCCGTTTCTTTCCATGACGAGTTGTCCGGGGTCCCAATTGTTGAAATTACCAACTATAAAGATATTATCGGATTGTGGTGTATTTGAAGGTAACGTTACTACAAAAGTGACTATAGCTTTTTCACCAGGTTGAGCTTTTGTTTTTATTTCTGCTGGAATATCAGCCCAACTTGCTACAACATCTTCAATAGTTTTGTTTTCATCAGCTAAGGCCTTCCTATTAGCAATTTCCCCACCATTTTCGTCTTTTTCTACAGTACCCCAATCGCCTCTTGTATATTTATATTCTATTTCGGTTCCTTTTTCTACAGTTAATGTAACAGTTCCAGTATTTCCATCTCTTGATAAAATATAATTTTCATCACCAGGGTTCCAATCATTGAAAGAGCCTACTATATAAACATTTTCATCAGTAGGTGTATTTGCTGGTAAAGTTACTTTAAATGTTAATGTGACTAAATTAGAACTACTGTCTGTAGGGACAGGTGTTTCTGATGTTTCTGGAGTGACTTCGCTAACAGATGGAGTTTTTTCCATTACTTGCGCTTGTTGAGCACCACAACTAATTAAAAAAATAGATAATAATGTTACAATTGCTACAACAAAAAACTTAGAAAAACTTTTTCTCATACTTTTTGTTACCCCCTTTTAATAGAAATTGATTTTTGTATTTGTAATTATATAATCACATTCATTTAAAATTATACACTAATACATACTGAAATTTCAAGTTTTTAATAAAAACTATTTTTTAGTATAGTTTATCTTTGAAAAATCATTAATGTGTGGTAAAATTCAGTTAGAATAAGGAATATAATAATGATAGGCAGGAGGGATTTAAATGGAATTAATAACTTCTATATCAAAAATGAAAGATATTAGAAATAAAATTATTAAAGAGGGAAAAAGCATAGGTTTTGTTCCAACTATGGGATATTTACATAAAGGTCATTTATCTTTAGTTGAACAAGCAAGAAAAGATAATGATATAGTTGTTGTAAGTATTTTTGTGAATCCAACTCAATTTGGTCCAAATGAAGATTTTGATAGATATCCAAGAGATTTGAATAGAGATATGGAATTATTAAAACCATATAATGTCGATTATATTTTTCATCCAGATGTAAATGATATGTATTCAAAAACTCATTCAACATATGTAGAAGAGATCAAATTAACAAAAGTTCTTTGTGGGAAATCAAGACCAGGACATTTTAAAGGGGTAACAACTATAGTTACAAAATTGTTTAATATAGTAAGACCTACAAGAGCTTATTTTGGTCAAAAAGATGCTCAGCAATTCAGAGTTCTTAGAAAAATGGTTGATGATTTAAATATGGATGTTGAAATGGTTGAAATGCCGATAGTAAGAGAAGAAGACGGCCTTGCGATGAGTTCCAGGAATATTTATTTGAAATCTGAGGAACGAAAACAGGCTTTAGCATTAAGTAAATCGTTGAAAAAGGCTAAGGAATTATATGAAAGTGGTGAAAGGAATGCCAATATTATAAAAGCAGAAATGCGAAAAATATTTGATGAAAATCCTCTGGTTAAAGTGGATTATATAGAAATAGTAGATGAATATAATCTAGAAAATGTTAATATAATTAAAAATAAAGTATTAGTAGCAGTTGCTGCTTTTGTAGGTAAGGCACGATTAATAGATAATGTAATTTTAGGATAGGGGAGATATAAATGTCTAAAATATCTATGAAGGGAATGTTGAATTTAGTATCAATTATACTTTTGAGTATATCAATAATTACTACAGTATATTTTTTTCAAAATGAATTTGGGAAAAATATCTTTGAGCCTATTTCGGAAAGCATAATGAATAATTTAAATGAAAAAGGGAATTATATATCTCTTTATTTTGAAAATGAAATAAGAAAATTAGAGATAATGCCAAAGAATTTTTCGTATAATTCAACAGAAACTGGGGAAATTTTGCAATATTTAAAAAATCAATTAAAGGAATATCCGGAATTTGAAGAATTTTTTATAGCAAATTCTGATGGTGAAAGTATTTCAAGTTCGAATATTTTTACGAATATATCCCGATATAGATATTTTCAAGAAATATTTACAAATAATAAGAAATGGTCTATTAGTGATATTTTTACTTCTAAAATCTCAGGTGACGCTGCTATAATCATTGCAATTGAACATTATATTAAAGGTAAAAAATATATTTTTGGAGGAGCTTTGAATTTAAAGAAATTCTTTTTAGATTCCAATGCCTTTAAATTTAAAAAAGAAGGAAACATATTTTTTATAGATAATCTTGGTACTTATTTTAGTGTTAATAATGATGGGAGTATTAATTCGGGGACATTTGCAAAGAATTTTAGAGATAATATAATTCGTGATTTAAAAAACTCACATGGATATTTAGAAACAAATAAAAATAAAAAAGATTATTTATTATTTGTTAGTCCAATTTATTCTATAAATTGGAAAATAGGGTTTTATATTGAAAAAAAATTAATTATGCCTAATTTTACCAGATATTACCTTATTGGATTTGGATTTTTGGCGTTGCTTGTATTATTTGAGATTCTTTTTAATCATATGATTATAAGAAAAAGGTTTTATAGCTCTATTAATATAATGAAAAATGAAATGAAAAAGCTTAATGAGATGAATTTTGATAATATAGAAATAAATATTAAAGAGCCTATGTTTATTGATTTTTCAGATAATTTACAACTGATGGCAATGAACTTAAAGGAAAATTTTAATTCTTTTTCTAATCAAATCTATAAATTAGAAGGAAATATCAATCAAACTGATTCTTTAATTAAAGAAGAAATTTCACGTATAAATGAAGAAAATGAAACTATTGAAAAATTGTCCAAGACATTTGAAGCAATTTCTCAATCTGTAAACGATTCTCAAAATATTTCTGAGAATTTTAAAAACAAACTTTCTTCTTATGATAAAGAGCTTGAAGAATTGCGTCATAATTTATTGAAATCAAAAGCAAAAATTTCATATTTTTCTGAATTAATTTCAAAAATAACGGAAATCTCTGAAAAGGTTAGTGATTTGTCATTTAGGGCGGAAATATTATCATTAAATGCAGCATTAGAAGCCTCAAAAGAAAAAAGTTCCCTGACTTTTGCAGTAATTGCTGCAGATATGAGGGATATGTCTTATGTTTTGAAAGATTATAATTCCAAAACACATTCACATATATCTCACATAATAGAAAATTTAAATGAATACAAAAATACACTGGATGGATTATTTAAAGCAATAGACACCAATATATATGAAATAAGAAGAGTTTCCTCTACTTATAAAGATATAGAGAATTTTATTAAAGAATACTCAATATCTTCTGCTCAGCTAAAAAATGCTCTTAATTTGTTAAAGTTAATTACCAATAAAAATAAAACAATTATGGAAAATATTGTGGATAATTTTAAAGAAATTGAGAAGAATTATGAAGAGTTAAAGAAGATATTTGTGTCAAAAAAGGTGCCTAAAAATTTAGATGAAATATTTAAGAAATTAGAAGAAATAGAGAAAAAAGAGGAATCAGGAAGTGAATTAGATGAAGAAGAATCCGTTTAAAGAATTAAAAAAAATAATTTTACTTAAGGATAAAATTGATTATTATGTTGTGTTTAAAGTAGAAAATGTATTATATGGGTTAAAGGCAGAGATCATAAAAGAAATTATACCAACTTTAGAAAAAAAAGAATTACCAAATACTCCAGACTATATTGGAGGAGTAATTAATAAGGATAATCAGCCAATTACTTTAATTGATTTAAAAAAATTATTAAGTGATGAATATCAGGAATATGACAAAAATATGTATATTATAAATTTTATTTATGATAAAAAGAATTATGGATTTTTTACAAAAGAAATAATAGATATTATTCCTGTGGATAAGGGGTCTTTAAATAATGTAGGAGAAGAAATGCAGGATTTTTATTTTGTTGATAATATATTTTCTTTTAATGGAGATATAGTTCTTATTATTAATGTGGAAAAAATATTAAAAAACAATGAAGAATAAAAAAGCCGGGTTATAAACCGGCTTTTTTATCTTAAAAGTTGTGTAACCTGTTGAGGTAACTGATTTGCCTGAGATAGCATAGCGGTACCACTTTGAAGCAAAATTTGTTGTTTGGTATATTCTGCCATTTCTTTTGCCATGTCAGCATCTCTGATACGGCTTTCAGCAGCTGTTAAATTTTCTTCAGCAACACCTAAGTTTTTGATTGTATGTTCTAACCTGTTTTGTGAAGCACCTAATTTTGCCCTAAAAGCTGAAACTTTATAAATAGCTGCATCTAAAGCACTCAAAGCAAATTCTGCATTACTTTGAGAATTTATTTTTACTTCAGAAGTAATACCTAAATCATCAGCTTTCATACTTTCAAAACCAAGAGAAATGACCTGCCCTTCATTTGCTCCAATATGGAATTTTATAGGATCGACATTAGAAGTAACTATTCCATATACAGCAACAGAACCACCATCTACTTTTGTTCCTGATGCTAAAGTTCCTCCGTAATCACTAATTTTTGCTATTTGATCAGAACTCCATGTAATACCGACTGTAGCAGTTCCACCACTTAATGTAGCAGTAACTCGAGATCCTGATAAAGTTACACTTGTAATTGTAACTTGAGAAACTCCGTTAGAATCAATTCTTGAAATTTTAATATCTAATTGTGAGGTTGCTCCGCCATTGAATTGTCCAACTTCTATTATAAAATTTCCGCTTGCCGTAATATTAGAAGAATAGCTACCAACAGCAAAATGAGCAGATCCAGGTGCTACAATTTTTGCTTCAGCAGTTCTTGTTCCTTTTATTGAACCATCTAATAAATTTTTTGTGTTAAATTGTGTTGTTTTAGCAATTCTGTTAATTTCATCTCTTAATTCGGAAAATTCATTTTGTAATTGGTCTCTGTCTGCATCAGTATTTGTTTCAGTAGATGATTGAACTGCTAATTCTCTCATACGTTTTAAAATAGAATGAACTTCATCAAGTGCGCCTTCGGCGGTTTGGATCATAGACACAGCATCTTGAGCGTTTTTGATGGCTTTATCAAGTCCCTTTATCTGGTTCCTCATTTTTTCAGATATTGCCAATCCAGCAGCATCGTCAG from Marinitoga aeolica harbors:
- a CDS encoding NAD(P)/FAD-dependent oxidoreductase; this translates as MYDVTIIGAGVVGCAIARELSKYNLKILQLEKSDDVSNGASKANSGIVHGGYAAKHGTLKGKLCFEGNRLYKKLNEELNFGYKKTGALVIGFDEKDEENIKKLYENGIKNGVFKNEMRIIYKDEILELEPNINKDVKVALLAEDVGITSPYEMTIALAENAVKNGVELKLENEVLDIIENIDYYTVITNKGEYKTKYIINAAGVFSDKISKMVGIDNFYIKPRKGQYIIFHKGYGKIINRVIFQTPTKKGKGILVTPTYHGNLMIGPNADEVSKKEDLSTDVETLKYIISTARKSVPNIDLRKVLTSFSGIRPTPSTGDFIIEESKERFINVAGIESPGLTSSPAIARMVLGILKSSGLKMIKKTDFDPYRPPIIIKKDLSYKEVNKMLNIDSPNQIICRCEMVSKKEIIDALNRGIHIKSIDAIKRRTRAGMGFCQGEFCGPRVRKVIAETLNIPEDEVPQRGKGSGIIPKKVNLNYFKNLGI
- a CDS encoding glucodextranase DOMON-like domain-containing protein — protein: MRKSFSKFFVVAIVTLLSIFLISCGAQQAQVMEKTPSVSEVTPETSETPVPTDSSSNLVTLTFKVTLPANTPTDENVYIVGSFNDWNPGDENYILSRDGNTGTVTLTVEKGTEIEYKYTRGDWGTVEKDENGGEIANRKALADENKTIEDVVASWADIPAEIKTKAQPGEKAIVTFVVTLPSNTPQSDNIFIVGNFNNWDPGQLVMERNGNKATYKLETEVGKRLEYKYTRGNWDTVEKDENGEEISNRVVIVEDTEQTQEDTVASWRDIPPQSSAENSAPAPEVKNITENAVENFLSKIPKGDDNKEPLKVAIVWHHHQPSYKIPGNLNAEMPWVRAHAINDYPYMADLVDKYLTSGSVTFNITPVLLIQLMDYVNNGAKDKYLELSLKDKLTDEEKEFVKWHFFDINPQFVDSHPRYAELREKRDKNEKFTDQDWLDLKVSWNLYWINADYINSDKKLKALAEKGKDFTKEDLKYVISVQYKLMSEIVDKYKKLWDEGKVELTTTPYYHPILPLLVDMGWPEDAKAQITRGLEYFTSIFGKKPVGMWPSEQAVSTPLVPMFADNGIKWIITDKQILQKAGVNTGDPHKLYKPYKVTVNGKSVIVFFRDTDLSDRIGFKYSIMTKENAVKDFLTALHNIQKLNDEGDMVVTVALDGENAWEHYPNNGNDFRKLFYQALSNDPYVELVTPKEYIESYEVKGELNQLPKGSWVGGSLDTWYGEKEENEAWERLSEARKILMENKNKLTDEEFKKALDVLYAAEGSDWFWWYGSDQDAGPNEVLFDMQFKKLLIQLYRIAKVPENKIPGYLFIANKKPSSASKGNIGKVEITLDGVVDDKEMAKSAYFADDDSGVMYKEGDLISGFYVGRDNSNIYVAVELKKSIDELSGKPYKLEIYTDMPNAKKLNTRTAYSKTGENITDLGFALAKRFSFNLQKYPNSKDLYYYNASGTERWMIAGKTPGYIAAKGNIVEFKIPFDLISIKSGDELNLAVVMAYTEKGNSGDVDFAPNTGPVHVMIPKEIGGRLIKTFEDPIGDEDGPGGYTYPKDGAFKPYKGLWDIEWAKVYDNDDSIVFKFKFGEMTNPWGAPKGFSHQLINIYLDTKDGGLTKTYKDGARVQFDPKHPWDYFIKVAGWPSYGQLLATSDEQELPEGVQVEADPGEKIITVIVMKKFLDIKSNKIYAYFMVGSQDGYGADHYRAVTPENTQWTLGGYPADAGDYGPYVLDIIVPEGYDQHKVLSSYDASQEKYATLVPVEIDF
- the panC gene encoding pantoate--beta-alanine ligase, translating into MELITSISKMKDIRNKIIKEGKSIGFVPTMGYLHKGHLSLVEQARKDNDIVVVSIFVNPTQFGPNEDFDRYPRDLNRDMELLKPYNVDYIFHPDVNDMYSKTHSTYVEEIKLTKVLCGKSRPGHFKGVTTIVTKLFNIVRPTRAYFGQKDAQQFRVLRKMVDDLNMDVEMVEMPIVREEDGLAMSSRNIYLKSEERKQALALSKSLKKAKELYESGERNANIIKAEMRKIFDENPLVKVDYIEIVDEYNLENVNIIKNKVLVAVAAFVGKARLIDNVILG
- a CDS encoding cache domain-containing protein; protein product: MSKISMKGMLNLVSIILLSISIITTVYFFQNEFGKNIFEPISESIMNNLNEKGNYISLYFENEIRKLEIMPKNFSYNSTETGEILQYLKNQLKEYPEFEEFFIANSDGESISSSNIFTNISRYRYFQEIFTNNKKWSISDIFTSKISGDAAIIIAIEHYIKGKKYIFGGALNLKKFFLDSNAFKFKKEGNIFFIDNLGTYFSVNNDGSINSGTFAKNFRDNIIRDLKNSHGYLETNKNKKDYLLFVSPIYSINWKIGFYIEKKLIMPNFTRYYLIGFGFLALLVLFEILFNHMIIRKRFYSSINIMKNEMKKLNEMNFDNIEINIKEPMFIDFSDNLQLMAMNLKENFNSFSNQIYKLEGNINQTDSLIKEEISRINEENETIEKLSKTFEAISQSVNDSQNISENFKNKLSSYDKELEELRHNLLKSKAKISYFSELISKITEISEKVSDLSFRAEILSLNAALEASKEKSSLTFAVIAADMRDMSYVLKDYNSKTHSHISHIIENLNEYKNTLDGLFKAIDTNIYEIRRVSSTYKDIENFIKEYSISSAQLKNALNLLKLITNKNKTIMENIVDNFKEIEKNYEELKKIFVSKKVPKNLDEIFKKLEEIEKKEESGSELDEEESV
- a CDS encoding chemotaxis protein CheW produces the protein MKKNPFKELKKIILLKDKIDYYVVFKVENVLYGLKAEIIKEIIPTLEKKELPNTPDYIGGVINKDNQPITLIDLKKLLSDEYQEYDKNMYIINFIYDKKNYGFFTKEIIDIIPVDKGSLNNVGEEMQDFYFVDNIFSFNGDIVLIINVEKILKNNEE
- a CDS encoding flagellin N-terminal helical domain-containing protein, with translation MRIYHNMEALNAWRTLSNVKGSMGKTLEKLSSGLRINRAADDAAGLAISEKMRNQIKGLDKAIKNAQDAVSMIQTAEGALDEVHSILKRMRELAVQSSTETNTDADRDQLQNEFSELRDEINRIAKTTQFNTKNLLDGSIKGTRTAEAKIVAPGSAHFAVGSYSSNITASGNFIIEVGQFNGGATSQLDIKISRIDSNGVSQVTITSVTLSGSRVTATLSGGTATVGITWSSDQIAKISDYGGTLASGTKVDGGSVAVYGIVTSNVDPIKFHIGANEGQVISLGFESMKADDLGITSEVKINSQSNAEFALSALDAAIYKVSAFRAKLGASQNRLEHTIKNLGVAEENLTAAESRIRDADMAKEMAEYTKQQILLQSGTAMLSQANQLPQQVTQLLR